CCTTGGAAGATGCATCAATGGGGACTTCCTTTTGCAGGTGATGTGTTGACACAAGACCCCCTGCTGGTTGATCGGACGCTAGAAGATGGTAGCCGCTACCAAATATCAGAGGCAGATTTGGATGTGTATCGTAAGCCGTTTCTCAAAAGTTCTAGTGCCGGGCGATCGCTCATGGTAACAGTGCGAAATCTCCAGCACCAGCAGTCAATGGCAGAAATAGAATCAGGCTTTCAACAATGGCAAAAGCCTATTCTAATTGTTTGGGGAATGAGGGACCCCTGGCTGCCTTTGAGTATGGCACAACATTTTGCGAATTCTATCAAGCAGGCAGAAATCATCCAATTAGAGAAAGTCGGACATTATCCTCAAGAGCATTACTACGAAGCAATTTTGGAAGACCTTTTACCGTTTGTGCGGCGCTCAGCTAAGCACTAATTTAGGTAGGTAGTTTTTCAAGCAGGCTGGCATCATTGGCTACTTAACCAGGCGATCGCTTGGCGAATCCAGTCTTCGGCACCAGCGTTTTTCCCCACGAGAGCGTTTTGGCTGACGTTAGAGAGTGCTTTGGCGATCTCATTGGGCGTATATCCTACTGCTAATAGTGCCATTTGCACTTCTTCTAAAATTTCCGGCGCAAGCGGCAC
This window of the Chroococcidiopsis sp. CCMEE 29 genome carries:
- a CDS encoding alpha/beta fold hydrolase, translating into MTITEHKIKVGELEWFYRLAEPIGRSDLLPVVLLHGLPSHSYGWRKIMPALASQGTRAIAPDWIGYGLSAKPERREFAYTPDAFITALAEFVKVLELEQFSLVVQGFLGSVGLQYALRHSDQIASLAILNTPISTAAKLPWKMHQWGLPFAGDVLTQDPLLVDRTLEDGSRYQISEADLDVYRKPFLKSSSAGRSLMVTVRNLQHQQSMAEIESGFQQWQKPILIVWGMRDPWLPLSMAQHFANSIKQAEIIQLEKVGHYPQEHYYEAILEDLLPFVRRSAKH